In one window of Bacteroidota bacterium DNA:
- a CDS encoding type II toxin-antitoxin system RelE/ParE family toxin — MTPRVQFRQAAEDDLEAIWNYVVQSAGRDKADTLVRSLYDTTVLLAEQPLMGRAREDLRRDLRSFVVRPYVIYYEALDERAGIAVVRIMRGERDVTPFYFR, encoded by the coding sequence ATGACCCCGCGTGTCCAGTTCCGCCAAGCTGCCGAGGACGATCTCGAAGCTATCTGGAACTATGTGGTCCAGTCGGCAGGCCGCGACAAGGCTGATACGCTCGTCCGTAGCCTCTATGACACGACGGTGCTGCTTGCCGAGCAACCCCTGATGGGGCGTGCGCGTGAGGATCTTCGCCGCGACCTCCGCAGCTTTGTCGTACGCCCCTACGTGATCTACTATGAAGCCCTGGACGAGCGTGCCGGTATCGCTGTCGTGCGCATCATGCGAGGCGAGCGCGATGTGACTCCTTTCTACTTTCGCTAA
- a CDS encoding type II toxin-antitoxin system ParD family antitoxin — protein sequence MNVSLTPQLEAFIKTRVETGLYASASEVVREALRLLEAQDRHREAKLSDLREEIQRGIDSGPPRDFDPDAFLARMHAKQEAASEGA from the coding sequence ATGAACGTATCGCTCACGCCGCAACTAGAGGCATTCATCAAGACCCGCGTGGAAACGGGGCTCTACGCCTCGGCGAGCGAGGTCGTGCGCGAGGCTCTGCGGCTGCTCGAAGCGCAGGACCGGCACCGCGAGGCCAAGTTGAGCGATCTGCGTGAAGAGATCCAGCGCGGCATCGATAGCGGACCACCGCGCGACTTCGACCCGGACGCCTTTCTGGCTCGGATGCACGCGAAGCAGGAGGCAGCTTCGGAAGGGGCATGA